The Oryzias melastigma strain HK-1 linkage group LG15, ASM292280v2, whole genome shotgun sequence genome includes the window GGGTAAAATTGGCTTTTTTAACAAGGGGGTCAGTGGAAAATTGCTTCCTGCGGAAAGCAGCCTCTTATGAAACTATATCGTTTGTCAGATTGTTGGGAGGAAGGTGAGGTCTTTGTTCATTCACTGAAAACAACAGCAGATCCAGTCAAACTCCATCAGTCCTTCCTGGAGCAGCGGAGCGATCTTAGACGCTCCTCAAGGATCTGCAGGGAATAACCCGGAGTGGCAGCTCGGTCGGTCCCAGCCCAGTCTGGGGGTGGCTTTTACTGCGTACTTGACTGGCTGCAGGACCACGCCGAACTTCCCCTCCAGACTAGGGAGCGACTGACTCGATGGGACGGAGAGCGAGAAGCGCTGCAGAATCCAGGACAAGAAGAGGAAAAGCTCCATTTTAGCCAAAGCCTCCCCCAAACAAACCCGGAGCCCGGCCCCGAACGGCAGGTAGCTGGATGAGGGGAGGGTCAGGCTGGAGCCGTCGGCGCTCAGGAACCGACCTGGAGAGGAGAACTTGTGGTTAAGAAAACCATGAACAGGCCGGCTCGCACACAGCCCAGATCACGGTTCAGAGACTTTAGCGGATGTGCTGTGATTCTCCAAAGGTCAGTTACAGACGAACCAAAGCGTGAGTCATTCTGCAAACAACACTGAGCTTTAAGACTGTGGAGGAAAATAAAACCTCAGCTTCTGAGGGGATGTGCTTTCTTCTCTCCTTCTTCTGTCAGTCATTGAttgaggataaaaaaacaaaaattagataTTTAACCCGCtactgcaggggtgtcaaactcaatcacacaaaaggccaaaatccaaTACAGACCTTAGGTcttgggccgaacaggataaacgtttattgaacaaactaaaaccacattttaaaactttgaaaccataactttttaacataattatgaactagatatatagaattacccgtgataatgctagtgtgaatgctgtaagctgaatttggctgctgaagatgcttgtGCTAATAGTTAAacacgctgaaattgatagctgaaatcatggaagctgacagctgaaaaaacactgaatttaatagctgaaaaagatgaagtttgtagctgaaaacgctgatgcaAATAGctaaaactgaagctgaaagcaagctaaaatattagctaaatgccaaattggactaaaaaacaaacaaaaaaaggttagtcaaaacaggcagcatataaatattagcctaactgcaaaatagccaaacatttttaaaaacctaaattagccaaaacagcatgtatctgaaaaaaatcttagtaaatactaaaatagtccaaaaagctagcagaatgctaatttttaaaacttaaaaaccaactttttaacataattataaataataaaaagacaggaatattattcaggaataaatcaacttaaaccttaaataactttcaatattttactctacatgaagatatattctgtcaaaattgtacaagttagaattaaacgcaagataacatcaggacactaataacaacaaaataaaatgatctggaggggtggatagaattacctggagggccggatctggcccccgggccttgactttgacacatgtgccctaCTATATGGGGCTACTTGGAGAATCATTGTGCTCTTACTGGTGAACTGAGGTCTGTATAGATCCtaatcaggggtgtccaaagtcagtcctcgacaACTGGcctcctgcttgttttccagaaatcctgtcttatctgctgctgattacctgatcaggtgtgtttagctaataaggatcttcaatggcaggttggttggaaaacatgtaggacactggccctcgaggcctggatttggacacccctccCCTAAGTGCATCTTCATGTATTTGAATGGAGATGTTCCTGGACATAGCCCCCTGACCTGGATTGAAGAGCTCGGGGTTGGTCCACTCCTTCTCATCGTGGTGCAGAGACCACAGGTTGATGACGACCCTGGTTCCTTTTCTCACTGTGAACTCTCCGATGCTGCACAGAGAGCAGAAGGAGCATCACTCCAGTGTTTGAGTCCCATGTGATCAAAACATGAATCTTTACTCAAACCCTCTAAATCCCAGACATGAAAAGCTCAGAAGCATCAAAGCACCTGGTGTCACTGAGCGCCACGTGGGGGATGAGCAGGGGGGccacgggccggatccggaGCACCTCCCTGATGGTGGCCTCCAGGAAGGGGAGGCTGCCTCGGTCACTGAGCTGGGGGGGGCGGTCCGCCCCCACCTTCCtgtccagctcctcctgaaTTTGCTTTTGCACCTTAAGGTGGAGCAGATGTGTGTGAAAGATACCTGGTGATCCTCATTTCTTAGTGGGATTTCGTTTCTGTTTGCTCGTTTGGATCACAGACGTGATGACAGACACATGGACGTCACAAGTCTCACTTTAACTCTATTTTATCCATTATAAAATTATTTCCaaaggtcttttaattgtgattattcagtttttaagcaaaatccacaaacctgtgtggttttctaggacatagtttctgcagagcagcaggagttgattagaaattcacctctgaaatgtgggcggggctgtttgCATTGAGGTAAATAACTCTAcaatgatatcccatcatccctttgtttacagcaggagtgtcaaactcaatcgtacaagaggccaaaatcaaaaacacactttaggtctcgggccgaacaggataaacatttagtgaacactctaaaactacatttttaaaactttaaaacagtaactttttaacataattatgaactagatatataacattacctgtgataatgctagtgtgaatgctgtaagatgaatttggctgctgaagatgctgaaattgatagttaaaaacactgaagctgatagtcagctaaaatgttaactaaattagctaaatgtggttattcccactatcgacccaaagcaggcagaagtcattgaaataaaggcatccatagaaacgcctgtaacattagactgctttactgctgtggaccaagcagaaatagcatcagttattacgtcttctaaaacctccacttgtctcttagacccaatccccactaaactttttaaagaaaccttcccccttattagtgaatccatattaaccataataaatacctctctagagactggttatgtgtctcagtcttttaaatatgctgttgttaaacctcttttgaaaaaacccagcctggatcctgacattctggccaactatagaccaatatctaatcttccattcatatctaaaatcctagaaagagttgtggtaaagcagctgcagtgccacctacaggacaacaatcactttgaagattttcagtcagggttcagacctcaccatagcactgaaactgcactggttagagttactaatgacttgctattggcttcagaaaagggactaatctctgttctggtcctgttagacctcagcgcagcctttgataccatcgaccacagcatcttactccagagactagagcatgacatagggatcaggggatctgccctccagtggtttgaatcctatttatctgatagataccagtttgttaatgtaaatggacagtcctctcattgtactagagttagctacggagtccctcagggctcagttctagggcccattctgttcacgctttacatgctgcccttaggaaacataatcaggaaacatagcattaactttcactgttatgcagatgatacacagctgtatttatccattaaacctgaccagaatgaccacctagagaaactgaattcctgcatcagagacattaagacctggatgacaattaattacctcctcctaaacccagaaaaaactgaggtcatgatactgggtcctaaacacctgagagatgctctctcagatcagatagtctccctggatggtgtaaatgttgcctccaattcttcagtcagaaacttaggggttttatttgaccaggatttatcatttaaggctcacatatctcaagcttgtaaaactgcattttttcatctacgtaatatagctaggatcaggaatatgttatctaaaagtgacgctgaaaaactcatccatgcatttgttacgtctagactggattactgtaactctttactaatagcatgccctaaaagttctttaaaaagttttcagcttgtccagaatgcagcagcaagattgttagcaggaactagtagaagagaacacatcactcctgtgttagcttctctccactggctaccagttgaatccaggatcaagttcaaaatcctcctgttaacatataaggctctgaatggtgtggccccatcctatattagagatctcatagttccttaccaaccagtcagaacacttcgttcacaaaatgctggactgcttgtagttcctagaatttctaaaagtacagttggaggtagaaccttcagccatcaagcccctgttctatggaataagctcccagctcatgtcagagaggccagcacagtttctaccttcaaaactagccttaaaacattcctctttggacaggcgttctgccaggctagctagtaatcagagaatattccctctcatgtggtccttgtgaggctagattaataaattaatattgatgcgtttaaatataaatttagattttctatcagggttatttttcagatcagctctggggttctgttctctattctcatttacttctcctctcttctattctttattatttattgtatttagttctccatgcttttgttggtgcagttccattcacatgttgttcttctttcccactctcctctggggagcgggagagatttcagatccccggtggatcgcccacgctcccactcttggccgtggaccacgcccccgacaccatcctgcatgtctgagtgagagtgattcctggtggtcgtctgtcctcctggttgtggactgcacttctgcttcatcttgactgtggacttcatcatcacccgtccctcagctttatctgaatgaactcttttagatacgtagttgtagaagctaatctttctttaatagttctggtatctcctgtccgtcctgggatgggatctctccttcatgtgggaatccctaaggtttcttcttttttcctgactcaggttttttaggagtttttccttaccgggagggagggtctaagggcagggataaccagtttatgtagtctgtttagtttttaacaattgttcatattttgaagcccaatgaggcaaattcctttgtgattttgggctctATGAATAccatttaattgaattgaattgaagtgaATCaggctaactaaaaataaaaaacaaaaaaaacataggttagcagCTAGcgtgcaactgaaatattagctaaactctaaatagcctaaaaatcttattaaatgccaaaatagcatcgttccattaataacaataacatgaaATGATCTGCAGGGCCacatccggcccgcgggccttgactttgacactctcTCCCCCCCACTAGCTTACTGCCCCTCAaaaccccaagctaacgttagcatagcaaaaaactGTAGCAATATCATctctatccagccgtacagttctgatccagatgccaTCTTAgatgagaaaacaaagatgttcatggatctatttgtctgacgGTGGAGAGTTAAGAGGTGGAatagagcagggagactttggctcgcccatggcagttgctgcatcacaaacttgatctttttctgcttctgatccatcaaaatttgaataaaaaatactcagaaactcagttttaatcttaaattttctaacaaatgtccttcattatcagaaaaatgctcttaaaaacacaattttcattggagtgggtctttcaatCCTTTGAACTGGTCGCAGTGGTTTTTAGATGACTATctattaaatttacatttttaaaactttacatgttttattcatttttcctgtGATCAAATCATGAGTGGGGAGACGTCTGCACATCACACAGTGCATAAGGACACCCAGATGCTGGGGGAGGAGCTGGCTCAGACGAAGTAAGACCTGATATTTAAACAGAGGTTTTCAGGAAGACCTACCTCTGGATAATGGATCAGGTAGGTGATGGCCCATTTGAGTACAGTGGTGGTCGTTTCAACTCCTGCCCCAAAGATGTCCCCCACTGTCATGAGGAGGTGGTCGTCACTGAGGCCCACCGCCTCGGCGCTGAACTCTGCGGCGGTGTTGTTGTTCTCGGCGCTACGCTTGGCTCTCAGCAGGGCGTCCAGAAGGTCCCTCTGAACGTGGTCGCTGTAGTCTGACTGAGAGGCAGAACCACATCAGTGTCTGTGAATCTGTGACTGGACCATCTCCAAACTCAGAGAGTTTAGATTTTGTTTCTCAAAATCtcagccgcttttctccttcagaatctactggaatgatcatgttaacggttgaaaagttaccgtaAACCAAagagccaaattcagcttacagcattcacactagcactatctcaggtaatgatatatatctagttcataattatgttaaaaagttatggttttaaagttttaaaaatgtagtttagtgtgttcaataaatgtttattctgttcgacctaaagtgtgttttagattttagcctAGGATCCACTAGCATCTGATATTCAGACCTCAGAGCTCAACAAGGATGAGGAAAATCAAAAACTCAGAAAGATAAAGAAGTGCCAGTccattcaaagatttaaaaaacagaagaaaagcctTAAAAACAGTTCTAAAAGACAGGCGGAGTTTTGACCCAGCTGAGGACGGTGGAGCAGAGACGGGTCACTCTAAAGAGCGTTACAGTACTCCAGTCTGGAAAAGATTTCATCATTTTGATTTGTGAGATTTTGTAGAAGCAGAACCTCATCCTTCTTTCGGACCCGGTCAGCAAAGGAAGGtttgatcaaatgtttgattgtttATAAACACTCTTCAAAAGTGCAGAGGTCATCATCAGACTGTACCTTGTGTTCGTCAAACTTCTTCTGCAGCAGCTGGTCTCTAACCGCCACACACTGCTTCAGCAGGCGCAGGTCCTCGTTGGGGAAAATCTGGGACAAAGCAGGAGCGTTTTCAGACGTCCATTCCGTTTCATCAAAGAGGAAGTAACGTTGGGGGTCTGACCTGTAACCAGGGGAAGATGTCTATCAGGCTGTCCTTGGCCACCGTGTCCACAATGCCTTGGCTGTAGCGCAGCATGGCCTCAAACTCGGGGTCGCCCCGGCTGTAGGAGGAGTTGAAGCAGAGCGAGCAGATGACGTTGGTGACGGCCCGGGTCAGCTCAGGGGACAGGTCCAGGGCCAGGCCGGTGGCAGCCGCCTCCGACAGGATGGAGCACAGCGACTGGGCCTCTGCACAGACTGAGCAGCAGAGGTCCGGCTCAGGTCATTCAGTACTGACCAATACATGCATTCATGATAAGAGCATTCAAACTTCCTGCCTTTGCATGTTTTaggatttaaccctttaacatctgaggtgccgttggtgacgcttaaacatgacatctttaacatactgtaacttttcaaccgttaacatgataattccagtagattgtgaaggaggaAAGTGGCTTGTTAATCTACTGgcatgatcgtgttaacggttgaaaagttacaataaatcaaagaacataaagactggagctctggtgttgaagggttaaataGTACCTTGTGTAAAGTATGGATTACTTCactagcatttatttaatttagattagttaaatgtataaactgatgtctgaggttcatatagatgataaactatgtaggtttttacatcctgttgacctgaagacgtcttgtttgttcaactctacctccagaatgaacagattttatatggaaagaaaaactttggtaaaaagtttgatcttttatgagttaaaataacatattatcttatgctgaacaacattggttactagctgttcagagctgcactgagacgATCATGTTTGGCacaatgtcttttattttgaaaataagttatttgagcttctgtcaaatgtaaacaaatacaaattaacattttgagaaatgctaatttgtttttatatttttccttttgttcgTCCCCAAAAAttgacataattcatatttattatttaaaaaacagaaggtcatgactgcaaatccaattttcttaaaggttaaagtaagactatgcggctccttctaggttttggtcagtagaaaatgagcccaaatgtctcttttactgttaaaggttgcagacctctgatctaggATACGTGAAACAACATGGACTCACCTCCCACTCTTCTCCAAACTCAGTTTAAGAGAAGGTTCAGGTATTCTGAGCTCAGTTTcttttgaagtgaacaacaaattaaaaggtCAGGAGCCGTCCAACGACAGGAACAGTGCACGTCCAAGGAAGTATTCATCTGCTAACTAACACCACTGAATTATCATCTCAGAGCCACTGTGAggcatgggggggggggttatgaTATGGGATTATTCTATAAGGTTTGGTAAAGATGCTTTGACAGGAAATAGAGAAGAGAAACTAAATCTTGCctcttttttgtcaattttctgCTCAGATCTGGGCGGCCCCGGGCTGTTTGGCACCCTGGGCgaaacttgatttatttattaaattccacctaaaactttcattctgttTTGTAAATACAGCTTGTTAAACATTCTTGGGGTTTCCACAAcgaaataaatcacatttttccacatagaattttctgtttttgcatgattttatgtctagtgtgtgaaaaaaatgttgaaaaattacaaaataaaggtagtgtcacataggagaggttgtgctgattaaaataataccaaataagcagcatgtagtcttttaaattgaaaatacagaggtaaattcaaaagtacacaaaaacTGACTCATAAAACCCTAggttcaaaagttttaaaataaaagttcttaaTGTA containing:
- the LOC112161529 gene encoding steroid 17-alpha-hydroxylase/17,20 lyase isoform X2 gives rise to the protein MLLLKTTRESAEKDPESPSVLSRSSGCCSSESRLWPWSCWIKRGPAFSLCPPSLHLALAEAESRSRRMAWFLCLSVVVVLVLALGVLLWRERARDGPQEAPSLPALPLLGSLLSLRSPHPPHLLFKELQQKYGQTYSLRMGPHKVIIVNHHAHAREVLLKRGRTFAGRPRTVTTDVLTRDGKDIAFGDYSATWRFHRKIVHGALCMFGEGSASIQRIICAEAQSLCSILSEAAATGLALDLSPELTRAVTNVICSLCFNSSYSRGDPEFEAMLRYSQGIVDTVAKDSLIDIFPWLQIFPNEDLRLLKQCVAVRDQLLQKKFDEHKSDYSDHVQRDLLDALLRAKRSAENNNTAAEFSAEAVGLSDDHLLMTVGDIFGAGVETTTTVLKWAITYLIHYPEVQKQIQEELDRKVGADRPPQLSDRGSLPFLEATIREVLRIRPVAPLLIPHVALSDTSIGEFTVRKGTRVVINLWSLHHDEKEWTNPELFNPGRFLSADGSSLTLPSSSYLPFGAGLRVCLGEALAKMELFLFLSWILQRFSLSVPSSQSLPSLEGKFGVVLQPVKYAVKATPRLGWDRPSCHSGLFPADP
- the LOC112161529 gene encoding steroid 17-alpha-hydroxylase/17,20 lyase isoform X1; the protein is MLLLKTTRESAEKDVRDSENRTPLAQGFSLLFLKDPESPSVLSRSSGCCSSESRLWPWSCWIKRGPAFSLCPPSLHLALAEAESRSRRMAWFLCLSVVVVLVLALGVLLWRERARDGPQEAPSLPALPLLGSLLSLRSPHPPHLLFKELQQKYGQTYSLRMGPHKVIIVNHHAHAREVLLKRGRTFAGRPRTVTTDVLTRDGKDIAFGDYSATWRFHRKIVHGALCMFGEGSASIQRIICAEAQSLCSILSEAAATGLALDLSPELTRAVTNVICSLCFNSSYSRGDPEFEAMLRYSQGIVDTVAKDSLIDIFPWLQIFPNEDLRLLKQCVAVRDQLLQKKFDEHKSDYSDHVQRDLLDALLRAKRSAENNNTAAEFSAEAVGLSDDHLLMTVGDIFGAGVETTTTVLKWAITYLIHYPEVQKQIQEELDRKVGADRPPQLSDRGSLPFLEATIREVLRIRPVAPLLIPHVALSDTSIGEFTVRKGTRVVINLWSLHHDEKEWTNPELFNPGRFLSADGSSLTLPSSSYLPFGAGLRVCLGEALAKMELFLFLSWILQRFSLSVPSSQSLPSLEGKFGVVLQPVKYAVKATPRLGWDRPSCHSGLFPADP